The DNA sequence GTACACGATGTTTTTAGTCGAGTTCTTATCTTGTTGCGAAGTTGACACAGGTCGGATCAGGACTCTAACTGTTGATGATGTCTTTGCTCGTGATATTGCTACATATAACTGACCGTGTGAAAAAACAGGTTGTGGTAAATAGATCCCAACGTAATCCAATGTTTGTCCCTGAGACTTATTTATAGTCATTGCAAAACTCAATCTGATTGGGAATTGTGTTCGTTTGAATGGAAAACCACTATTTTCATCCACATTTGGCAGGAATGGTATCCTTGGAATGAACACTCTTTTTCCGATATGGTGTCCCACGGCAATTTCAGCATCTATGACATTTTGGTCGAATGCCCGACATATTAAACGTGTTCCATTGCATAAACCTTCAGAAGGATTAATGTTTCTAAGCAGCATTATGGGAcaattttttttgagttttaattcATGTGGGGGTAATCCATTCGGAGTTAGAGTGTTTAAGAAGTCCTCCATTACCGATTGCTCAGTATTATCTACCGTCTCATCCCTACTATAGTATAGGTGGACTTCTCCTGGGAATCGTCCAATTAACAACGAATTTATTTCATCGACAAAGCTGTTCTTTGGTGTTAGTATTGCACGGTTCATCATGGTAGACACATTTTCTGGATATTGCTGAATGTTGTGGAAAACGTCTTCTATCAAGATATTTAAGGAACTGTTGTCGTCATCATACGGTACAAGCATTTCATGTGGTATTTTTATTATGTCATTGATTGTGTTTGGTGGTGTGCTGTTGCCCACCGACAACACGTAGTCCGAAAACAACGGATCCAGCCTGGCTCGCATGTTTTGAATTAGTCGAAATTTAGTCAAAGTAGGCCACAGGTATGAATATACCAAGCTGGAATTTATCTGCTCCTGTCTCGTTCCTTTTTGTACCACAGGTAACACCTGGCGAAAATCTCCTCCAAAAACAATTACCTTTCCACCAAATGGTAAGGTTGTATCGTTAATGTCTTGTAGCATTTTATCTAACGCTTCTATGTGCTGTTTTCGGGTCATTGGGGCCTCAtcccatataattaattttgctgCACAAAGTAGTTTGGCCAGTGCACTCTGTTTGCTTACACAGCATGTGCTTTTTCCATCGGCATCGAGGGGAAGCTTGAAACGTGAGTGAGCTGTACGACCTCCCGGAAGAATAGATGCTGCCACACCTGATGAAGCAGTTGCGAGTGCCACGGCACCATTAGATCGTACGGCTGCAAGTAACGCCTTGTATAGGTATGTTTTACCTGTCCCACCGGGCCCGTCCACGAAGAATGCATTgcttttttttgatgaaatacTATCCATTACTGCATTGTACACTTGTTGTTGCTCAGTATTAAGTCTTTCTGACGCTGTAACATCTTCCTCTGGAATTTCTACATTCAATTCATCGTTAATTTCTCTGGATTGAAATTCGTCATTATCAAAGATGATGTCTTCGTCAAGCAGTTGGTATGACTTAATGTCTTTTCCCATAGACTCAATTGTCGAAGATATCGACCGCAATACTTGATATCTTACGTTTTGTGTatcattttctgtttttttgaTATCGAGTGACATTTGTTCCTCAAAATGTTCCCAAAGTTCTCTGGGATTGTTCGGATTACAGTAGACTAATATTGTTGCAAACAATCGCCTCAAACTGGAAGGCATTTGATAAAGGGATGCTTCGTGTAAACAGTCTTCTAAGCAACTATCTCTCTGTAGCAATCCATGCATTGTTGCTGCATCACGATATGTTGGCGCCAATACGCCATGTACTGTCCTGATATCTTCGAAAGATAACGGGCCTTTTATGTGATTTAGCAGTATCCGCAAAAAATATCTTTCGCCTTCTAATGGGTTTGCTGTTACAATACGTCCTATTACTGTCTTTTTTTTTCGGGGAGTCCACCTTCTGTTTTGATTGTTCCAAACATAGTATTCAGGAATTTTTCTGTACAGTAACATCCTTGCATTTTCATCTACTTTATTTAATTCAAAGAATTCTGTTAACATAGATTTTTTGTAATGTTCCGAATTAGCAATGTTTGACAGGTCAGAATTTCCTCGGAATGTAACCGTATGCTGATTCTTGAGATGTAAATGCAAGCTATATACTGCTGGGGACATCTCATTTACAATAAATCCGTATATTCTCCACATTGCTTCGGGGGCAGCAATCCATCGAGCTGTCTGGAACTGATGTATTTCATCAACTTGTTGGTTGTTTGTTTCGGAGACCAAGTTGAATGCAACACGATCATGGCCTttgtaaatgtatttatagagatACTTTACCGCCTTCACTGTAGAGCAAATTTCTACATTAATGTGGCAGTCAAATGTGGCAAGGAGATATGGGTTGTAGGGAACAACCCAACGATTGTCTAATGTTGCCCCTCTGACCTTTACGGTCACACCATTATTTGAACGCCTATAAATAGGGAAACAGTCATTTCCGACAGACGTAAATGGAGcatatttttttggaaaattattttTGCAACGTGGATTCTCCCCCTTCATGCAAACATTTGTTTTGTTCAAATCCCCACAAGGTCCATGCATCATGTGTTTTACAACCGCCTTGTGCAAGTGGATGTTAGAGTTTTTATCTGGAATCTCTGCTGACACGATCTCATCGAAGGATTCAGGAGCATGGACTTTCCAATCCcttttcaatataattaaaaaGTGTGCATGTGGAAGACCTCTTTTTTGGTGCTCAATAACGTAAACATATGCTGCGACCTTGCCGAATATCTCTTTCTTGAATAACCTGTCCTTTAATTCCTCTAGTTTTGCATGGAAAACTCGTGCAACCAGATCAGGTCTATTGTGGCTCTCCTCGTGTTGACATAATTCATTTGTGATTTCCTTCCAGTTTGGATTGCATGTCAtcgttagaaaaatatcaggtTTACCATAGCGTTGTACCAACGCCATTGCCTCCATGTATCTCTTCCTCATGTCTCTTGGTCCTCCTATGAAAGATGAAGGGAGTATGATTCGCTTTCCAACATTAGAAGCGTCTCGTTCTCCCAGCGTAATTGTGTCAACTATACCTTGATATAATTCTGTTCGTATGTGCATTTGCTGGCCTCTGTAATAATCCAATCTTGAAGTCTCCATCTTGACATACATGTCTACTGCATATTGTTGTAGTAGCCGACCAGAGAGTAGCAAAATCGATCTTTCATCTTCCCGTATTTGGAACTTGAAGCAGTAATATTCACGGCACGAAACCTTTGGTTCTTTCGTTTCTTGGATTGATACTGCATCAATTTGAATTGAAGGgagtataataatatagttagaTGTGAACATTGAGTGATTTGTacctatttatttaaatatatatatatttatacatattcaAGGATTGTTTACCTGCTTCTTCTGCTGCTAATAATTCTTCTACATTTGATGATCGTCGAGGGTTTGTTGTTTGAGTTTGTTCGACGGATCTTGATTGGGTTTCTCCAACCCTTTCAATCCCTTTATGCCAACCATTATCACCGTACGGAAATAACAATGGATATTGCAGTGAGTCGTAACACCCGTAGTAATATTGAACTTTAAATTGTCTACCGGAATGGTTATATACAAAGATATCACGCCTTCCAATTTGGTTCTCGTTGTCATTTTCAACCCATATTGCCGCTACTTGTAAGGAAGTAGGGGCATTGAATACACGTTGATCTAGGCCAGCGTCACTCCTAACATGTATTATTTGTCTTTCCAAATCTGGCATATCACCAAGTGAACGAAAGAAAATAGAGTACGGATTGATGCGAAGAATATGGATGAGTTGACTTGTGACTGTTGGGAGCATTCTGTATTGTGAATCTAATAGTCGATTATCTAACTCATGTTCCGTGTCATAGAAATATAATTGGAGATTAGAAGGACGACCATCAGAAGGAAGTAAATCTGTGATGTTGTGGTAGATTTGTCCCTGTGCTCTAAAAGTGTATATTCCATTGTTTCTTTGGCAGATATTGTGATCATATTTAACACCCAAAGATGTGAGTGCAAATTGGTTGTTATAAGTTCGAATATATGTCCGGAAATGTGCAGAATCACTTGTGGTGGAGGTTAATAATGCAAAAAGTTCATTTGGAACTTCATTTGTGGCCAGATAGATCTTTCCATCTGCACAACAGAATCCATTTGTTTCATGGATAAATCTCTTTGCTTTACAATGTATGCATATGGGGACCGACGGAAGTGAAAATGCTTCAGATGGCACATTTTGTAGCAAATCTCGAAATCGAGTGACCCTATTTTGCGATTGACCTATCAGGATGAACGGTTTAATTAGGTTAAAGTAGCATActgatattttgttattatgaatGTATACTAATATGAAACAAATATTGTGATGTTGGAATAACACTTACTTCTAGAAGTTGTTGACATAATTGTGTGGCTAATTGAGTTCTCGAGTTCAACTGAATGTATCTGTGTGGAATTTTTATTAGG is a window from the Cannabis sativa cultivar Pink pepper isolate KNU-18-1 chromosome 1, ASM2916894v1, whole genome shotgun sequence genome containing:
- the LOC115702369 gene encoding uncharacterized protein LOC115702369 encodes the protein MSTTSRSQSQNRVTRFRDLLQNVPSEAFSLPSVPICIHCKAKRFIHETNGFCCADGKIYLATNEVPNELFALLTSTTSDSAHFRTYIRTYNNQFALTSLGVKYDHNICQRNNGIYTFRAQGQIYHNITDLLPSDGRPSNLQLYFYDTEHELDNRLLDSQYRMLPTVTSQLIHILRINPYSIFFRSLGDMPDLERQIIHVRSDAGLDQRVFNAPTSLQVAAIWVENDNENQIGRRDIFVYNHSGRQFKVQYYYGCYDSLQYPLLFPYGDNGWHKGIERVGETQSRSVEQTQTTNPRRSSNVEELLAAEEAVSIQETKEPKVSCREYYCFKFQIREDERSILLLSGRLLQQYAVDMYVKMETSRLDYYRGQQMHIRTELYQGIVDTITLGERDASNVGKRIILPSSFIGGPRDMRKRYMEAMALVQRYGKPDIFLTMTCNPNWKEITNELCQHEESHNRPDLVARVFHAKLEELKDRLFKKEIFGKVAAYVYVIEHQKRGLPHAHFLIILKRDWKVHAPESFDEIVSAEIPDKNSNIHLHKAVVKHMMHGPCGDLNKTNVCMKGENPRCKNNFPKKYAPFTSVGNDCFPIYRRSNNGVTVKVRGATLDNRWVVPYNPYLLATFDCHINVEICSTVKAVKYLYKYIYKGHDRVAFNLVSETNNQQVDEIHQFQTARWIAAPEAMWRIYGFIVNEMSPAVYSLHLHLKNQHTVTFRGNSDLSNIANSEHYKKSMLTEFFELNKVDENARMLLYRKIPEYYVWNNQNRRWTPRKKKTVIGRIVTANPLEGERYFLRILLNHIKGPLSFEDIRTVHGVLAPTYRDAATMHGLLQRDSCLEDCLHEASLYQMPSSLRRLFATILVYCNPNNPRELWEHFEEQMSLDIKKTENDTQNVRYQVLRSISSTIESMGKDIKSYQLLDEDIIFDNDEFQSREINDELNVEIPEEDVTASERLNTEQQQVYNAVMDSISSKKSNAFFVDGPGGTGKTYLYKALLAAVRSNGAVALATASSGVAASILPGGRTAHSRFKLPLDADGKSTCCVSKQSALAKLLCAAKLIIWDEAPMTRKQHIEALDKMLQDINDTTLPFGGKVIVFGGDFRQVLPVVQKGTRQEQINSSLVYSYLWPTLTKFRLIQNMRARLDPLFSDYVLSVGNSTPPNTINDIIKIPHEMLVPYDDDNSSLNILIEDVFHNIQQYPENVSTMMNRAILTPKNSFVDEINSLLIGRFPGEVHLYYSRDETVDNTEQSVMEDFLNTLTPNGLPPHELKLKKNCPIMLLRNINPSEGLCNGTRLICRAFDQNVIDAEIAVGHHIGKRVFIPRIPFLPNVDENSGFPFKRTQFPIRLSFAMTINKSQGQTLDYVGIYLPQPVFSHGQLYVAISRAKTSSTVRVLIRPVSTSQQDKNSTKNIVYTELLALSCLS